One Mycolicibacterium crocinum DNA window includes the following coding sequences:
- a CDS encoding response regulator — protein sequence MILANTLYTVQLRQITDLFEQRSQARNDQVAALDTQRDLKALLVAHDRLLFSNDPARRAELTAELDQLDKTVDTELRAGAETDDNDSIRSLYQQALATWVTFRSNYRSDLQKAQNAEQAAASGREHADQVALLETQLGQIEQDAVKAVESANTRAGQAVSFARSLLWILASAIVLVLGILLYFTSRNIHRTVTSAAEQNEKARRSKEIQANLMTEVQAAPDLASAGSIIVSRTAQALDAKHGALYLRRTQETDQFALVASYAFHRRKDLPTSFGMGDGLVGQCALEGNRIEVTGAPGDYVEIVSGLGKTEPVSLILIPIKFESEVHGVLELAGLQLFSEEDVELLESIALGAGVALSAIESAQKTSELLRLSQAQTEELQAQEEELRTANEQLTQREDQLSAQNAELEETTEELRSQQEELRASSERLESQAQSLEQKNDELHRLSQTLEAKAEELAVSSRYKSEFLANMSHELRTPLNSILILAGLLADSDDPLTDKQQEFAETIQQSGKDLLNLIDEVLDLAKVESGSLRLERELIQVNDLVAFLERTFRPIADNKGVGFHVVVGDSTPMQLTSDYTRVKQIAKNLVANAIKFTDEGSVTVELSAAGDIDGNPGTGYLSLAVVDTGIGIDERDHHLIFESFQQAARGTTRQYGGTGLGLAISRELARNLGGEITLRSALGEGSTFTCYLPVAAPQAGDSAPETPRAATASSSVVAPPVPQQVAGNGSGTAPQPSSGQMSPEVDGALARIGAVDISSVDWPQGPKPVLLVVEDDPTFAGLLVELATEAGFDAVVTASGRMALALAKERQPAAITLDIGLPDMAGWVVLDVLKHDLATRHIPVNVISGSNDDGRGRRMGAIHTLNKPAEVEDLRSMFSAVADFLKPGPRHVLVAEDDASQRQVVKHMIESDDIAITCVGTGQQVLAELAGPTSYDCLVLDLGLPDMDGIDLIERVKDQLKQKHLPVIVHTGRELTTAETQRLEVLASAIVLKNAKSPERLLDETALFLHRVANDMPDSAREILSNPKRVDESLAGNTVLLVDDDVRNVFSLGSALKRYGITVIPARNGQEGLDSLAAHPEVGLVLMDIMMPVMDGYEAMRRIRAESRWRSLPIVALTAKAMKGDRQKCLDAGASDYVTKPVDMDQLTSVLRVWLGSRLRGQQGAATTNE from the coding sequence GTGATTTTGGCGAATACGCTTTACACCGTTCAACTCAGGCAAATCACCGACCTGTTCGAGCAGCGTTCCCAGGCCCGCAACGACCAGGTTGCCGCACTCGACACCCAGCGGGATCTGAAGGCCTTGCTCGTCGCGCACGACAGGCTGCTGTTTTCCAACGATCCCGCCCGTCGTGCGGAACTCACGGCTGAGCTCGACCAACTGGACAAGACGGTCGATACCGAGCTTCGTGCAGGCGCAGAAACCGACGACAACGACTCCATCCGCTCGCTCTATCAACAGGCGTTGGCAACCTGGGTCACCTTCCGGTCGAACTATCGCTCCGATCTGCAGAAGGCCCAAAATGCCGAGCAGGCAGCCGCTTCGGGGAGAGAACACGCCGATCAGGTCGCGCTGCTGGAGACTCAGCTGGGTCAGATCGAGCAGGACGCGGTCAAGGCCGTCGAGAGTGCTAACACCAGGGCGGGACAAGCGGTCAGTTTCGCCCGGTCCCTGCTGTGGATACTCGCCAGCGCAATCGTTCTGGTGCTGGGCATTCTGCTGTATTTCACCAGCCGCAATATCCACCGCACGGTGACATCGGCGGCCGAACAGAACGAAAAGGCACGACGCTCCAAGGAAATTCAGGCGAACCTGATGACCGAGGTGCAGGCGGCGCCCGATCTGGCGTCCGCTGGCTCCATCATCGTGTCGCGCACCGCGCAGGCACTCGACGCCAAGCACGGGGCCCTCTACCTGCGGCGGACACAGGAGACGGACCAATTCGCGCTGGTTGCGTCCTACGCCTTCCACCGCCGAAAGGACCTGCCGACTTCTTTCGGGATGGGCGATGGTCTGGTCGGCCAGTGCGCGCTGGAGGGAAACCGGATCGAGGTGACCGGCGCGCCCGGGGACTATGTCGAAATCGTCTCGGGCCTGGGCAAGACCGAGCCCGTGTCCCTGATCCTGATCCCCATCAAATTCGAGTCCGAGGTACATGGGGTTCTCGAGCTTGCCGGCCTGCAGTTGTTCTCCGAGGAGGACGTCGAACTCTTGGAGAGCATTGCGCTGGGAGCAGGAGTGGCTCTGAGCGCCATCGAGTCGGCGCAGAAGACCAGTGAGTTGCTGCGGCTATCCCAGGCACAGACCGAAGAACTGCAGGCCCAGGAAGAAGAACTGCGCACCGCGAACGAACAGCTGACGCAGCGCGAGGACCAGTTGTCGGCACAGAACGCGGAACTGGAGGAGACGACCGAGGAGCTGCGCTCGCAACAGGAAGAGCTCAGAGCGAGTTCGGAACGGCTCGAGTCGCAGGCGCAGTCGTTGGAGCAGAAGAACGACGAGCTGCATCGGCTCAGCCAAACCCTCGAAGCGAAGGCCGAGGAACTGGCCGTGTCGTCGCGGTACAAGTCGGAGTTCCTGGCGAATATGTCGCACGAACTGCGCACACCGCTGAACAGCATCCTGATCCTGGCCGGCTTGTTGGCCGATTCGGATGACCCGCTCACCGACAAACAGCAGGAGTTCGCGGAGACGATCCAGCAGTCCGGCAAGGACCTGTTGAACCTCATCGACGAGGTCCTCGACCTGGCGAAGGTCGAATCCGGATCGTTGCGTCTGGAGCGGGAGCTGATCCAGGTGAACGATCTGGTCGCCTTCCTCGAGCGCACCTTCCGCCCGATCGCGGACAACAAAGGCGTCGGCTTCCACGTCGTGGTGGGTGACTCCACACCCATGCAGCTCACGAGTGACTACACCCGCGTGAAGCAGATAGCGAAGAACCTGGTGGCCAACGCGATCAAGTTCACCGACGAAGGTTCGGTGACCGTGGAACTGTCCGCGGCAGGCGATATCGACGGCAATCCGGGCACGGGTTATCTGTCCCTGGCCGTCGTCGATACCGGAATCGGCATCGACGAAAGGGACCACCACCTGATCTTCGAGTCCTTCCAGCAGGCGGCAAGGGGAACCACCCGGCAGTACGGTGGCACCGGGTTGGGGCTGGCGATCAGCCGCGAACTGGCCCGCAACCTGGGTGGCGAGATCACGCTGCGCAGCGCGCTGGGCGAGGGATCCACCTTCACCTGCTATCTGCCCGTCGCGGCCCCGCAGGCCGGCGACTCCGCGCCCGAAACCCCTCGGGCCGCAACGGCATCGAGCAGCGTGGTTGCCCCGCCGGTACCACAGCAGGTGGCCGGGAACGGATCGGGGACTGCCCCGCAGCCGTCGTCCGGCCAGATGTCGCCCGAGGTGGACGGCGCCCTGGCACGCATTGGCGCGGTGGACATCTCGTCCGTCGACTGGCCGCAGGGGCCCAAACCGGTCCTGCTCGTGGTCGAGGACGACCCGACCTTCGCGGGGCTCCTGGTCGAGTTGGCCACCGAGGCCGGCTTCGACGCGGTCGTCACCGCGAGCGGGCGCATGGCGTTGGCGCTGGCGAAGGAACGCCAGCCCGCCGCGATCACCTTGGATATCGGTCTGCCGGATATGGCCGGCTGGGTCGTCCTCGACGTCCTCAAGCATGATCTCGCCACCCGGCACATACCGGTCAACGTCATCTCGGGTTCGAACGACGACGGCCGTGGGCGGCGGATGGGCGCCATCCACACGTTGAACAAGCCCGCCGAAGTCGAAGATCTCCGTTCGATGTTCAGCGCGGTGGCCGACTTCCTGAAGCCGGGACCGCGGCACGTGTTGGTCGCCGAAGACGATGCCAGCCAACGCCAGGTCGTCAAGCACATGATCGAAAGCGACGATATCGCGATCACGTGCGTCGGCACCGGCCAACAGGTGCTCGCCGAGTTGGCCGGCCCGACGTCCTACGACTGCCTGGTCCTCGATCTCGGATTGCCCGATATGGACGGCATCGATCTCATCGAGCGCGTCAAGGATCAACTCAAGCAGAAGCACTTGCCGGTAATCGTGCACACCGGAAGGGAATTGACCACCGCCGAGACCCAGCGCCTCGAAGTGCTGGCCTCTGCGATCGTGTTGAAGAACGCCAAATCACCCGAGCGGCTGCTGGACGAAACAGCGCTGTTCCTCCATCGCGTGGCCAACGACATGCCCGACTCGGCCCGGGAAATTCTCTCGAACCCCAAGCGGGTCGACGAAAGTCTCGCGGGCAACACCGTCCTGCTGGTCGACGACGACGTGCGGAACGTCTTCTCACTCGGCAGCGCGCTGAAGCGGTATGGGATCACCGTGATACCGGCCCGCAACGGACAAGAAGGGCTCGACAGCCTCGCCGCCCATCCAGAGGTGGGGCTGGTGCTGATGGACATCATGATGCCGGTCATGGATGGTTACGAGGCGATGCGCCGGATCCGGGCTGAATCACGTTGGCGCAGCCTGCCTATCGTGGCCCTGACGGCCAAAGCGATGAAGGGCGACCGCCAGAAGTGCTTGGACGCGGGCGCATCGGACTATGTCACCAAACCGGTCGACATGGACCAATTGACATCGGTTCTCAGGGTCTGGCTGGGCAGTCGGTTGCGCGGCCAGCAGGGGGCGGCAACCACCAATGAGTGA
- a CDS encoding chemotaxis protein CheB has protein sequence MSGPDVVVIGGSAGGIKALRGIFETLVDIGNTVVFVVLHRAPQYAGLDRVLQGYTAIPIREPTSSPYACTPGQVVLAPAGYHLLAGNDRSRSPEPQTPIEQYETGPGVRAHLTLDPPILCSRPSLDAAFSSAAQLVNSVTAVLLSCASEDGARGCQDVKRAGGRVVLQDPDSCEAAMAVNAALRVVDPDHIADPRGIGQWLSESRG, from the coding sequence GTGTCCGGCCCTGACGTCGTTGTGATCGGAGGCAGCGCCGGGGGCATCAAGGCGCTGCGGGGGATCTTCGAGACCCTCGTCGACATCGGTAACACAGTGGTGTTCGTGGTGTTGCACCGCGCACCGCAATATGCCGGTCTCGACCGGGTTCTCCAGGGTTACACCGCAATTCCGATCCGCGAACCGACCAGCAGCCCCTACGCCTGCACGCCGGGACAAGTCGTCCTCGCCCCCGCCGGCTACCACCTGCTGGCGGGCAACGACCGGAGCCGGTCGCCGGAGCCGCAAACGCCGATCGAGCAGTACGAGACCGGCCCCGGCGTTCGAGCCCACCTGACGTTGGATCCGCCGATCCTGTGCTCCCGCCCGTCGCTGGACGCGGCGTTCTCCAGCGCGGCTCAACTCGTCAATTCGGTGACAGCCGTTCTGCTTTCGTGCGCGAGCGAGGACGGGGCGCGCGGCTGCCAGGACGTCAAGCGGGCTGGGGGACGGGTCGTCCTGCAAGACCCGGACAGTTGTGAGGCGGCGATGGCGGTCAATGCCGCCCTGCGGGTGGTCGATCCGGATCACATCGCGGATCCGCGCGGGATCGGCCAGTGGCTATCTGAGAGTCGCGGTTAA
- a CDS encoding EAL domain-containing protein, which translates to MGVDEPIGDDGVEIPVELVRSLLSLLRSRLGLETAWLSSFRDGMQTFEVLDGDTDTIGLSSGDRASLFDSYCVRVIDGRLPGIVPDTSANQTTDALPVTREFGLGAYVGVPVLNRNGGTVGMVCAVSREAKPYLADFDMRIVKQVAELIGTLIDSPENGRDTTAAQRAAIRRVVYQRDFEVVFQSVHDVPTGKVVGVEALARFPREPFRPDGFLAQAALLGLGIELETAIVARVISMVPQLPEDIFVAVNISPTAALVAPWEQMLADVDPSRIVLELTEHDAVLDYGALDDALEPCRTRGVRVAVDDVGAGFSSFSHVLELSPEFVKIDQSITRHIDVDDARRRLAHAIAELAGQMGATVIAEGVETQGELDAINAVGISAAQGYYLSRPRPLVHGFPAAAAAASTDLLPTAVDLLGERRFELALAHSPIGMAVVGLDGTFLRTNRALRSMLGYTKRELAELTFQEITHPDDLDADIALLTECLEGRRRSYRIDKRYIAADGRIVWGALTVVVVHAPRDQPRYFVSQIVDVTADRIREADLARQAATDPLTGVANRSAGWSRLEQLDVSGRGYGILFCDIERFKAVNDQHGHRAGDQLLVDVAERLQAAVGEDDVVARWGGDEFLVITDSVNDWELARLADRITDELDRAPVALGEGKQVAARMTIGFAAHRTGDGRSIDAVLEHADQAMYNKRRRRSRRAAGS; encoded by the coding sequence ATGGGGGTCGACGAGCCAATCGGTGACGACGGGGTGGAGATTCCCGTTGAACTCGTCCGCAGCCTGCTGAGCCTGTTGCGTAGCCGACTCGGGCTGGAAACCGCGTGGCTGTCGTCCTTTCGGGACGGCATGCAAACCTTCGAGGTCCTCGACGGTGACACCGACACGATAGGGCTGTCGTCGGGCGACCGCGCCTCACTGTTCGATTCGTATTGTGTGCGGGTCATCGACGGCCGGCTGCCCGGGATCGTCCCCGACACCAGCGCCAATCAGACCACCGACGCGCTGCCCGTGACTCGCGAATTCGGGCTGGGCGCCTACGTCGGTGTGCCGGTGCTGAACCGTAACGGCGGAACCGTCGGGATGGTGTGCGCGGTCAGCCGCGAGGCCAAGCCCTACCTCGCCGATTTCGATATGCGCATCGTCAAGCAGGTCGCCGAACTCATCGGCACGCTGATCGATTCTCCCGAGAACGGCCGGGACACCACCGCCGCGCAGCGCGCCGCCATCCGCCGGGTGGTGTATCAGCGCGATTTCGAAGTGGTGTTCCAGTCGGTGCACGACGTACCAACCGGCAAGGTGGTGGGTGTAGAGGCGCTGGCTCGGTTTCCCCGTGAACCGTTCCGCCCGGACGGATTCCTTGCGCAGGCGGCGCTGCTGGGCTTGGGGATCGAGTTGGAGACAGCGATCGTAGCTCGCGTCATCTCGATGGTGCCCCAGCTGCCCGAGGACATTTTCGTCGCGGTGAACATCTCCCCGACCGCCGCGCTGGTCGCTCCGTGGGAGCAGATGCTGGCGGACGTCGATCCCTCGCGAATTGTGTTGGAGCTTACCGAACATGACGCTGTCCTGGACTACGGTGCGCTCGACGATGCGTTGGAGCCCTGCCGCACACGAGGTGTCCGGGTGGCGGTCGACGACGTCGGCGCCGGCTTCTCGTCCTTCTCCCATGTGCTCGAGCTGAGCCCGGAATTCGTCAAGATCGACCAGTCGATCACCCGCCACATCGATGTCGACGACGCTCGCCGGCGTCTCGCGCATGCCATTGCCGAACTCGCCGGACAGATGGGCGCGACGGTGATCGCCGAAGGTGTTGAAACACAAGGCGAACTGGATGCCATCAACGCGGTGGGCATCAGCGCGGCGCAGGGGTACTACCTCAGCCGTCCACGTCCTCTGGTGCACGGGTTCCCGGCTGCCGCCGCGGCAGCGTCGACCGATCTACTTCCCACCGCGGTGGATCTGTTGGGAGAGCGCCGGTTCGAACTGGCCCTTGCCCATTCGCCCATCGGCATGGCTGTCGTGGGCTTGGACGGGACGTTCCTGCGCACCAACCGCGCCCTGCGCAGCATGCTCGGCTACACCAAACGGGAACTGGCCGAGCTCACGTTTCAAGAGATCACCCATCCCGACGATCTCGACGCCGACATCGCGCTGCTCACTGAATGCCTGGAAGGGCGGCGGCGTTCCTACCGCATCGACAAGCGCTACATCGCCGCCGACGGACGCATCGTGTGGGGCGCACTGACCGTCGTCGTCGTCCACGCCCCGCGGGATCAGCCGCGCTACTTCGTCTCGCAGATCGTGGATGTGACCGCCGACCGGATCCGCGAGGCCGATCTGGCGCGGCAGGCGGCCACCGACCCGCTGACCGGGGTGGCGAACCGGTCCGCCGGCTGGAGCCGCCTCGAACAGCTCGACGTCAGCGGACGGGGCTACGGAATCTTGTTCTGCGATATCGAACGCTTCAAAGCCGTCAATGACCAACACGGTCATCGGGCCGGTGACCAGCTGTTGGTCGACGTGGCCGAACGCCTGCAGGCGGCGGTCGGAGAGGACGACGTCGTCGCGCGATGGGGCGGTGATGAGTTTCTGGTGATCACCGATTCGGTCAACGACTGGGAACTCGCCCGCCTGGCCGACCGGATCACCGACGAACTGGACCGGGCACCGGTCGCGCTCGGCGAGGGCAAGCAGGTCGCGGCCAGGATGACCATCGGATTCGCGGCGCACCGCACCGGTGACGGACGGTCGATCGACGCCGTCCTCGAGCACGCCGACCAGGCTATGTACAACAAGCGACGCCGACGAAGCCGACGGGCTGCGGGTAGTTAG
- a CDS encoding two-component system response regulator codes for MDGVVGEPTTTESKQTVLVVDDDARLRDLLCTVLTPLDCELVQAGSGEEALTALLQRKVAVIVLDINMPGMGGFETAQLIREADELASTPIIFLTGQADDGDLDRGYDLGAVDFLLKPVSAAVLFAKVKALLELDRSFAKLRMEAARLHEQQLQIARAAESRQREELAFTRRRARLANIFAADSIDLHTLEKTIVAEMSQLFDAACLLRLPAPGSEWHDSFSHTEGGRRSELLQQWLVEQASGGVRAPMPGGAVMIQELSARGQPVGILCVGRTDGPPFSEVETALFRGTSVAAALAISNATLYRVQTEYAAVMQATADAILAVDASGVIRSCNKAATALFSGHDDSLIGRSIVDLAVDAHRDRLREQLDSTLATHQEVSMEMTFASGLRRPVDVLITLSPIGDSIDLHVAVVVHDLTEIKQAQMVISHLASHDPLTDLANRRELNERLAELSRRQSDGKLAALLYMDVNRFKSVNDTYGHDTGDELLVEVAARLRSAAGDDALVCRIGGDEFIVVFEDVPSIEDAVAAGNRILQQVQGEPVRCKNVTLYPSLSMGISCLGASARSPEDLLNQADIAMFESKKNRLDECVLYTEGIGSRHKGKVDLRSEVADAIVRSEFRLAYQPIVNSATGALFGLEALVRWRVGDEEIPATDIIALAESAGQIGELSRWILARSFEDFAALGRNDLKLHVNLSPDHVLEGSFLDDLIGAQRDSGVAPENICLELTERTFYGDPATARVALRHARSIGFNLAIDDFGVDHASLTNLLHIPVDWLKIDRTFVAEVHDDQRVQNLVRSHIALASCMQVDLIAEGVENQKQADWLRDAGCVLQQGFSYAHPIEATDLAAEVEKWPTARRARNTGES; via the coding sequence ATGGATGGCGTGGTCGGGGAGCCCACGACAACCGAGAGCAAACAGACGGTCTTGGTTGTCGACGATGACGCTCGGCTGCGGGACCTGCTGTGCACTGTGCTGACACCCCTGGACTGCGAACTTGTCCAGGCGGGATCGGGAGAAGAGGCGCTCACCGCCCTCTTGCAGCGCAAGGTCGCGGTGATTGTGCTCGACATCAACATGCCGGGCATGGGCGGATTCGAGACGGCGCAACTCATCCGGGAAGCCGACGAGTTGGCTTCGACACCCATCATCTTCCTCACCGGCCAGGCCGACGATGGCGATCTGGATCGCGGATACGACCTCGGCGCGGTCGACTTTCTCCTCAAGCCGGTTTCCGCGGCGGTGCTCTTTGCCAAGGTGAAAGCTTTGCTGGAGCTGGATCGATCGTTTGCCAAACTCCGCATGGAGGCCGCTCGCCTGCATGAACAGCAATTGCAAATCGCGCGTGCGGCCGAGAGTCGACAGCGCGAAGAGTTGGCGTTCACCCGGCGACGGGCTCGGTTGGCCAACATCTTCGCCGCCGACAGCATCGACCTGCACACGTTGGAGAAGACCATCGTCGCCGAGATGAGCCAGTTGTTCGACGCGGCATGTCTGCTTCGGCTACCGGCGCCGGGCAGTGAATGGCACGACTCGTTCTCCCACACCGAGGGCGGTCGACGTTCGGAGCTGCTGCAGCAGTGGCTCGTTGAGCAGGCATCCGGCGGGGTGCGCGCTCCGATGCCCGGCGGGGCCGTCATGATCCAGGAGCTGTCGGCCCGAGGGCAGCCGGTCGGCATTCTCTGTGTGGGCCGAACCGATGGTCCACCCTTCTCCGAGGTCGAGACCGCGCTGTTTCGCGGCACCTCGGTGGCCGCCGCTCTCGCGATATCCAACGCCACGCTCTACCGGGTCCAGACCGAGTATGCCGCCGTCATGCAGGCCACCGCTGACGCGATTCTCGCGGTGGATGCCTCCGGGGTGATCCGCAGCTGCAACAAGGCTGCCACCGCCTTGTTCAGTGGGCATGACGACAGCCTGATCGGCCGGTCCATCGTGGACCTTGCCGTCGACGCCCACCGAGACCGGCTGCGTGAGCAGTTGGACAGCACCCTGGCGACGCACCAGGAAGTGTCGATGGAGATGACGTTCGCTTCCGGGCTGCGTCGTCCGGTCGACGTGCTGATCACCCTGTCGCCGATCGGTGACTCGATCGATTTGCATGTCGCGGTCGTGGTGCATGACCTGACCGAGATCAAACAAGCCCAAATGGTGATCAGCCACCTCGCGAGCCACGACCCGCTCACCGATCTGGCCAATCGACGAGAACTCAATGAGCGGCTCGCGGAGCTGTCCCGCCGGCAGAGCGACGGAAAACTGGCTGCGCTGTTGTACATGGATGTCAACAGGTTCAAGTCGGTGAACGACACCTACGGACATGACACCGGCGACGAGTTGCTCGTCGAAGTGGCGGCACGCCTTCGGTCGGCCGCCGGTGACGACGCTCTAGTCTGTCGCATCGGTGGGGACGAGTTCATCGTCGTCTTCGAAGATGTGCCGTCGATCGAGGACGCCGTCGCGGCGGGCAACCGAATCCTGCAGCAGGTCCAGGGCGAGCCGGTTCGCTGTAAGAACGTCACGCTGTATCCGTCCTTGAGCATGGGCATCTCATGTCTCGGCGCAAGCGCGCGCTCGCCGGAGGACCTTCTGAACCAGGCCGACATAGCCATGTTCGAGTCGAAAAAGAACCGGCTCGACGAATGTGTCCTCTACACCGAGGGCATCGGCTCGCGGCACAAGGGCAAGGTGGATCTGCGGTCGGAAGTGGCGGATGCCATTGTCCGCTCGGAGTTCAGGCTGGCCTACCAGCCGATCGTGAACTCAGCCACCGGTGCGCTCTTCGGTCTCGAAGCACTGGTTCGTTGGCGGGTCGGCGACGAAGAGATCCCCGCGACCGACATCATCGCCCTGGCCGAAAGTGCCGGGCAGATCGGCGAGTTGAGCCGGTGGATTTTGGCGCGCAGTTTTGAGGACTTCGCAGCGCTGGGCCGAAATGATTTGAAGCTGCACGTGAACCTGTCGCCGGACCACGTGCTGGAAGGCAGCTTCCTCGACGACCTGATCGGCGCGCAGCGCGACAGTGGGGTCGCCCCGGAGAACATCTGCCTGGAGCTCACCGAACGCACGTTCTACGGAGATCCGGCCACGGCGCGCGTGGCGTTGCGCCATGCCCGTAGCATCGGATTCAACCTGGCCATCGATGATTTCGGGGTCGACCATGCCAGCTTGACGAATCTGCTGCACATCCCCGTCGACTGGCTGAAGATCGACCGCACGTTCGTCGCCGAAGTTCACGACGATCAGCGCGTGCAGAATCTGGTGCGCAGCCACATCGCGCTGGCGTCCTGTATGCAGGTCGATCTGATCGCCGAGGGTGTCGAGAACCAGAAACAGGCAGACTGGCTCCGAGACGCGGGATGTGTACTGCAGCAGGGATTTTCGTATGCCCATCCGATCGAGGCAACGGATCTGGCTGCGGAGGTCGAGAAGTGGCCCACTGCGCGGAGAGCTAGGAATACCGGTGAGAGCTAG
- a CDS encoding fused (3R)-hydroxyacyl-ACP dehydratase subunits HadA/HadB — MTAPTETSPLEARVGHYYRMDGTYLVGREKLREYARAVQDYHPAHWDVAAAAELGYSDVIAPLTFTSAPGMQCNRRMFESIVVGYDTYLQTEEVFEQHRPIVAGDELVIDVELTSVRRTAGRDFITVTNTFTDADGERVHTLHTTVVGVTAEDIDAGVKVAVQNAMMHDMNILDIGGNDAEYAKELRPEGEIRIADGGLTRRPGSRSFDDVSVGEELPPHHTRVSRGDLVNYAGVAGDANPIHWDEEIAKLAGLPDVIAHGMLTMGLGAGFHSSWSGDPGAVTRFAVRLSQPAVVSAKEGADIEFSGKVKSLDPETRSGVVLIGAKSAGKKIFGLATMNVRFA; from the coding sequence ATGACTGCACCAACAGAGACGTCACCACTCGAAGCGCGGGTCGGCCACTACTACCGGATGGACGGCACATACCTCGTCGGCCGCGAAAAGCTTCGCGAGTACGCCCGTGCCGTGCAGGACTATCACCCTGCTCACTGGGACGTCGCCGCAGCCGCTGAGCTGGGCTACTCAGACGTCATCGCGCCGTTGACGTTCACGTCGGCGCCGGGCATGCAGTGCAATCGCCGGATGTTCGAATCGATCGTCGTCGGTTACGACACCTATCTGCAGACCGAGGAGGTCTTCGAGCAGCACCGACCGATCGTCGCCGGTGACGAGCTGGTGATCGACGTCGAGCTGACCTCGGTGCGCCGCACCGCGGGCCGGGACTTCATCACCGTCACCAACACCTTCACCGACGCCGACGGGGAGCGGGTGCACACCCTGCACACCACGGTCGTCGGCGTGACCGCGGAGGACATCGACGCGGGCGTGAAGGTCGCCGTTCAGAACGCGATGATGCACGACATGAACATCCTCGACATCGGCGGAAACGACGCCGAGTACGCCAAGGAGTTGCGGCCCGAGGGTGAGATCCGGATCGCCGACGGAGGTCTGACCCGTAGGCCGGGCTCGCGGTCGTTCGACGATGTCTCGGTCGGTGAAGAGTTGCCGCCCCACCACACCCGGGTATCGCGCGGCGATCTGGTGAACTACGCCGGTGTGGCCGGCGACGCCAACCCCATCCACTGGGATGAGGAGATCGCCAAGTTGGCCGGGCTGCCCGACGTGATCGCCCACGGCATGCTCACCATGGGCCTCGGCGCCGGATTCCACTCGAGCTGGTCCGGCGACCCGGGTGCGGTGACCCGCTTCGCGGTGCGTCTGTCGCAACCCGCTGTCGTCTCGGCCAAAGAGGGCGCCGACATCGAGTTCAGCGGCAAGGTCAAGTCGTTGGACCCGGAAACCCGCTCGGGTGTGGTTCTCATCGGCGCGAAATCCGCGGGCAAGAAGATCTTTGGCCTGGCGACGATGAACGTGCGGTTCGCCTGA
- a CDS encoding CheR family methyltransferase codes for MSDPAENDAARSKELTAIEAEAFFYAVFEFLGYDFRHYTDASRNRRLMAFVERHSLGTISRAQDRVLRDPSLLASLLSTMTVNVTEMFRDPLVFAKIRAELLPRLATYPRIRIWVAGCATGEEAYSMAIMLDEAGLLDRSTIYATDIDSDSLKVAAAAIYPADAMVGATRNYQASGGERPFSDWYIAKYDRCILSPALRSRLEFFSHNLATDSTFGEFHLIMCRNVFIYFEDTLQRRAERMFWDSLAPFGNLVIGPREGLTVDGMRLFKPQDRRLGIYAKSQNQRVRP; via the coding sequence ATGAGTGATCCCGCCGAGAATGACGCGGCCCGGTCCAAGGAACTGACGGCGATCGAGGCAGAGGCGTTCTTCTACGCGGTGTTCGAATTCCTCGGCTACGACTTCCGTCACTACACGGACGCCTCGCGAAACCGGCGGCTGATGGCGTTCGTCGAACGGCATTCGTTGGGCACCATCTCCAGAGCCCAGGACCGGGTGCTTCGTGATCCGAGTCTGCTGGCGTCGCTGCTATCGACGATGACGGTCAACGTGACCGAGATGTTCCGGGACCCGTTGGTGTTCGCCAAGATTCGCGCGGAGCTGTTGCCGCGGCTGGCCACCTATCCGCGCATCCGCATCTGGGTCGCGGGGTGTGCGACGGGCGAGGAGGCGTATTCGATGGCGATCATGTTGGATGAGGCCGGTCTGCTGGATCGGTCGACGATCTACGCAACCGATATCGACAGCGATTCCCTCAAAGTCGCCGCAGCGGCGATCTATCCCGCGGATGCGATGGTCGGCGCGACCCGCAATTATCAAGCCAGCGGCGGAGAAAGGCCGTTCTCGGACTGGTATATCGCCAAATACGATCGGTGCATTCTCAGCCCGGCACTGCGGTCGCGGCTGGAATTCTTCTCGCACAATTTGGCCACCGACAGCACGTTCGGCGAATTCCATCTGATCATGTGCCGCAACGTCTTCATCTATTTCGAGGACACGTTGCAGCGCCGGGCTGAACGCATGTTCTGGGATAGCCTGGCTCCGTTCGGCAATCTGGTCATCGGTCCGCGGGAAGGACTCACCGTCGACGGCATGCGGTTGTTCAAGCCGCAGGACCGCCGCCTGGGCATCTATGCCAAGAGCCAGAACCAGCGTGTCCGGCCCTGA